ACGGCCACTAGACCGATTGTGCAATGTGGACGGACCGTGATCGCGGATTGTAATGTCGATTCGAGCAATTGCTTCAGTGTTGATCGAAATTAATCTTCCAGTGGGCGCGACCTGGATCAAGGCACTGCTCAGACAGGTGGAAGCCGTTGCTCGACGTCGAGCAGGGCCGCGAAGGGATCTCCGACCGTTGCGATCCGGTCGAGGACGGTGCGGATCGTCCAGCGGTCCGGGGCCAGGTCCGGGTTGTCGAGTTCGTCCCACTCCAGCGGCACCGATACCGGCGCGCCCGGTCGGGGCCGGGCGCTGTAGGGCGCGACCAGGGTCTTGTTGATGACGTTCTGGGTGTAGTCCAGGCGGGCCAGGCCTCGACGGTCGGACCTCGTCCACGCCCAGCTGACCAGCTCGGGGACGGTGCTGCCGACCGCCTTGGACACCTTCTCCACCCAGGCCCGGGTTTCCGCGTACGTGTAGCGCGGTTCGACCGGAACCCAGATCTGAATGCCGCGCTGCCCGGTCACCTTCGGGCGGGCCGTCACGCCGAGGTGCTCCATCGCGGTCCGGTGCAGGCGGGCCAGGACCAGCACCTCCTCGAACGACGTATTGCTGCCGGGATCGATGTCGAACAGCGCCCAGGTCGGGTGCTCGACGTCGGATGCGCGGGAGGTCCATGCGTGCAGCTCCAGCGCCGCGTAGTTGGCCAGCCAGGCAAGCGCGGGGACGCTGTCGGGGATGAGGTACCACTGGGTGTCGTCCGAGTCGGCGTCCTCGTAACGCCAGCGCCGCAGCCAGTCGGGGGCATGGCTCGGAACTTCCTTGTGCCAGAAGCCGGGTTGGTCCACCCCGTTGGGGAAGCGGTGCGAATTCAGCGGCCGGTCGGCGAGGTAGGGCAGCATCACCGGTGCGATCAGCGCGTGGTAGCGGATCAGGTCGCGTTTGGTCACCGGTGCCTCGTCGTCGCGGGCCGGGAACAGCACCTTGTCGAGGTTGGTCAGGGCGAGATTCCGCCCGTCCAGCCGCCAGCGGCCCTTGCCGCCGAGTTCGTCGAGCGCCGCCAGCTCGTCCTCGGTGGGCGGATCCCAGCGTCGCTGCGCGTTGCCGGACTTGTTGGCGCGCAACGGGATTTCGGCCTCCGCCGGAGGGAGGTCGCTGCGCCACATCGCTTCCGGTGCGGCGGCGACCTCCTCGTTGGTGCGGCCGCTCTTCACCGACCGCGGATGATCCTCCGGATCCCAGCCAGGTATGGCGTGCTCGTCCTTCTTGTGCAGCAGCAGCCACTGCCGCTCGCCGCGTCGCACCAGCACGAACCGGCCCGCCAGCTTTTCGCCGTGCAGGTCGAAGTGCAGCGTCCCGGCCTCGATCGCGGCGGCCGGATCGGCGTCCACGGAATCCCAGGTGCCCCGGTCCCACACGATGACGTCGCCGCCGCCGTATTCGCCGGTCGGGATGGTGCCTTCGAAGTCGGCGTACTCCAGGGGGTGGTCCTCGACCTGCACGGCCATCCGCCGCGCCGTCGGGTCCAGCGTCGGCCCCTTGGGCACGGCCCAGCTCAGCAGCACGCCGTCGAGTTCCAGGCGCAGGTCGTAGTGCCGGCGCCGGGCCCGATGCCGCTGCACGACGAACCGGTCACCGGTCGAGCGCGCCGCACCGTTGCCGCTCGGTTCCGCGGTGCGGGTGAAGTCGCGCATCTCCCGGTACTTCGCCAGGCGCTCGTCGTTCACGTCTCCCACATACCCGATTTCCCGCCGGAGCAAAAATCGACGCCGCCAGGTGCTCATCTGTGATGCGGGACACCGCGCGTCACATTCTGGTTCGTTGCCCCGTTCCCTCTTCGCGCATCGCAGCGCGGAGTTGGGAGGACGGGATCATGGCGGTTCGGATTGTGGTTGTCGGAGCTGGTTACGCCGGGTTGGCCGCCGCGAAGCTCGCGGCTCGGTGGACCGAGGCCGCAGTGACGTTGGTCAACGCCGGTGATCGGTTCGTCGAGCGGGTGCGGTTGCACCAGCTCGCCACCGGGCAGACCTTGCGCGACCTGCGGTTGGCGGATCTGGTCGAGCGCACCGGCGTGAAGTTGGTCGTCGGCCGGGTGACCGCGATCGACGCCGAGCAGCGGGTGGTGCGGCTCGCGAGCTCGCCCAAGGTCGTGCACTACGACCTGCTGGTCTACGCGTTGGGCAGTGCGGCAGACATGGAGTCGGTGCCCGGCGTGGCGGAGCACGCCTACACCGTGGCCACCGCGGATGAGGCATTGCGGTTGCGTCAGCGCCTCGGCGACAGCCACGTCGTCGCCGTGGTCGGGGGCGGGTTGACCGGCATCGAGGCCGCCGCCGAGCTGGCCGAGGCGCATCCCGGTCTGAAGGTTCGGTTCGTGAACGCGGGAGCGCTCGGCGCCGGGCTTTCCCAGCGCGGCCGGGAATACCTGCGGCGCACCTTCGATCGCCTCGGCGTCGAGGTCCGGGAGCAGGCCCGGGTTTCCGAAGTGCGCGCGGATGGGCCGGTGCTGGCCGACGGCGAGCACCTCGCCGCCGATACGGTGGTGTGGACCGCCGGTTTCAAGGTGCCGGAACTCGCTCGCGCGGCCGGTTTCGCCGCCGACGACCACGGGCGGTTGATCGTGGACGACATGTTGCGATCGGTGTCGCACCCGGAGGTCACCGGGGTCGGCGACGCCGCGGCGGTACGCATGCGGAGCGGGCAGGAACTGCGGATGGCGTGCGCGACGGGGTTGCCCTCGACGCAGCACGCCATGCGTGCGATCGCCGACCGGCTGGCCGGGCGCACGCCGCGGCCATTGCGGTTCCGCTACCTCAACCAGTGCATCAGCCTCGGCAGGCGCGACGCGCTTATCCAGTTCGTGCACGCCGATGACAGCCCGCGAGAATCCGTGCTCACCGGCCGGAAGGCGGCGCTGTACAAGGAAGCCATCGTGCGGGGCACGGTCCTTTTCGAGCGCCATCCGGTCATCCCGACCTCGTTCTAGCCGACCCGTCTGCGCAGTGTGTCGGCCGTCCCGGTGCCGGGGCGTCAGGTTCCCTTGGTGGACAAGGTGTTCTGGACTCGGTCGGTGAGCGGGTGTGCACCGGGACGGGAGTCGAGGTCGTAGCCGCGTTCGGCGTGTTCGGCTTCGTCGATGCCGGTCGACTCGGCGTCGTGGTCGACCCGGAAGCCCAGGGTCTTGTGGATGGCCCAGGCGATCACGAACGTGAGCACCAACGAGTACAGCAGGGTGGCGCCTGCCGCCACCGCCTGTCGCCACAACTGGTCCAGGCCGCCGCCGTAGAGCAGCCCGTCGGCGCCGGCCGCGTTCACGGTCTTGGTGGCGAACACGCCGATGAGCAGCATTCCGACCAGGCCGCCAACACCGTGCACCGCGACCACGTCCAGGGTGTCGTCGAAGCCGAACCGGTGCTTGAGCGTGACCGCCAGGGCACACACCACCCCGGCGGCCACGCCGATCGCCGCGGCGCCGAGCGGTTCGACGTAGCCGCAGGCGGGGGTGATCGCGACCAGGCCCGCCACCGCGCCGGAGGCCGCGCCGAGAGTCGTGGGCACGCCGTCGCGACGCTGTTCGACCAGCAGCCAGCCCAGCACGGCGGTCGCGCCCGCGGTCATCGTGTTCATGAACGCCGTCGCGGCCAGCGAATTCGCGCCGAGCGCGGACCCGGCGTTGAAGCCGAACCAACCGAACCAGAGCAATCCCGCGCCGAACATCACGAACGGCAGGTTGTGCGGGCGCGCTTGGTGCTGCGGCCAGCCGCGACGCCGCCCGACGACCAAGGCGAGCGCTAGCGCCGCGGCACCCGAGTTGATCTCGACCGCGGTCCCACCGGCGAAGTCCAGCGCCTTCAGGTCGTTGACCAGCCAGCCGCCGACGGATTCGGCCGCGGTGAAGCCGTCGACGGCGAAGATCCAGTGGGCGATCGGGAAGTAGACGACGGTGACCCACACGGCCACGAACACGATCCACGGCCAGAACCGGGTGCGTTCGGCGACCGCGCCCACCAGCAGTGCCACCGTGATCACGGCGAACATCAGCTGGAAGGAAGCGAACGCGAACAACGGGATCCGCTGCCCTGCGGGCCCGACCGTGGTCTCGTGCAATCCGCGCAGGCCGCCGTGTTCGAGTCCGCCGATCAACCCGCCGAACACGTCGTCGCCGAAGGTCAGGGAGTAGCCGTAGAGCACCCATAGCGTGCCGACCACGGCCAGGCAGGCGAAGGTCAACATCATCACGTTGAGCACGCTCCGGGAGCGCACCATTCCCCCGTAGAACAAGGCCAGGCCCGGTGTCATGAGCATGACCAGCGCGGCGCTGATCAGCAGCCAGGCGGTGCTTCCGGTATCGATGGCGGCCTCCTCCACTACATGGCGGATTCGGCTGGTCAGCATTGCGCCGCCGCGTTACGACAAACCGACGCATGATGTTTCGCGGCGGTTAAAGATCCAGCGAATGCACATTTGTCGTAACGCCGACGACATTGCGCGGCAATGTGATCACGTAGAGTCGTCGAGTGACTCGGCTCACCGGTCGACCTGTGGTCTTGTCGCGGCGGGCGAGAATGACATTCCGTGCCCCCGGCCTGTCCCGTCGACGGGCTCGCGTCCCGGCCGGACCCTCTCGCCCGGTGGCTGAGCAGCGGATCTTCCGGTCCGTAGAATCGCCCCGTGGAGCTCTTTCGCGGCGCGCTCGGGGCGGATTCGGACCAGGCGCTGGAAGTCGCGGTCGCGCATGCGATGTTGCGCCGCATCAGCCGCGGTGAGTCGGGCCCGGCCCTGCGGGTGTACCGGCCGCAAACCCGGGTCGTCGCCTTCGGCCGACGGGACACGCTGCTGCCTGGTTTCCCCGACGCGGTCCGCGCCGTTCGGCAGGCCGGGTTCACTCCGGTGTTGCGTGCCCCGGGCGGCAGGGCGGTTGCCTACACCGAGCATTCGCTCGTGGTCGACCACGTCGGGCCCGATCCCGGTTACCTGGCAGGCATGGATGAGCGTTTCGTCGGCTACGCCGAGCTGTGGGCCGAAGTGCTGCGTGGGCACGGCGTCGGCGCGCAGGTCGGCGCGGTTCCCGGCGAATACTGCCCGGGTGCGCACAGCGTGAACGCCCGGGGCCGGGTGAAGCTGGTCGGCACCGCGCAGCGGATGGTGCGTGGCGCCTGGCTGTTCAGCGCGGTGGCGATCTTCGATGACGCCGAGGTGCTGCGGCCGCTGCTGACCGACGTCTACCGGCACCTCGGGTTGCCCTTCGACGACGATTCGGTGGGCTCGGTGGTCGCGGAGTCGCCGGGCGTTTCCCTCGACGACTTCGAGGCCGAGGTCCTCGCCGCCTACGACGAACGCTTCGGCCTGGTCCCCACGCCACTGTCCGACGATCTTCTCGACAGGGCCCGCGATCTGGCCGGTGACCATCGGATCGCGGATTGCGCACCGACCGGTCGCTGAGGCGAGTCCAGGCCGGTATCACGCCGACGTGCGCGTCCGATCCGGGAGTCGTTGCCGGCGGGTGTTCAACGGAAGAACCGTGGTGCCGTCATTCGTTCACCACCAGACGCATCAGCGTCGGTCCGCGTGGTACGCGGAGTTCCAGGGAGTGGATCTCGGTGCGGCGCAACGGAGTCGTCATCGCGAGTTGCGCCGTGTTCTCCGGCATCGCGTACCACGTCGCCAGTTCCGCGGTGCCACCGTCTCGCCGGACCGCGATCAGCACGTAGTCGCCGCCCTTGCTACCGCCGTAGCGGCAGGACATGTCCACTCGCGTGCCGGCGGGCACATCGCTGAGGTTGACGTTGGCCTGCACCGGGTAGGCGCCAAGAGCGGTCATTTCGGTGCCCGCCGGGCGGTCGCTCGGCTGCAAGGCGAACAACAGCGCCGCACAGGCCGCTAAGCCGGCCAACGCCGCGGAGGCGGTGACGAGCAGCCGACGGCGCCGGGTGCGTCGGACGACGGTCATCAGCTTCGACAGCTGGTCCGGCGGCGCGGGTTCGGGATCGACTTGGTGCTCGCCGACCTGGGTGAGCAAGCCCGGAAGCCCGGCCAGCAGGCGAACGGAATCGGCGCAGGAATCACAGGTGGTCAAGTGGGCCTCGAAGGCCGCCCGGTCCTCCGGGGACAGCGCGCCGAGGATGTACGCGGCGTCGAAGGTCGTGAACGGATCTGTTCCCGGCTGGATGCGCTCGCTCACCGGGTCACGCCCCTTTCCTCCAGTGCCAGGCGCAGCGCGCGCAACGCGTAATGGGTCCGGGATTTGATCGTCCCCTCCGGCACTCCGAGCCGTTGTGCCGCATCGGTTACCGACATGCCCTGGTAGAAGCACAGTGCGAGCACCTCGCGGTGCCGCGCGGATAACTCGGCGAGCGCGTCGGCGACCAGCCAGCCCTGCACGGCCCGTTCCGTTTCGTCGGTGATCGCGAGTTCCGGCGGCACATCGGTGACCACCTCCGGGCGGCTTGCCGCCGAGCGCCAGTCGTCGATGGCGATCCGCCGTGCGACCGTGAACAGCCACGCGCGGGCGGATCGCTGGGACTGGTCTAGCACCTTCGGATGCCGCCAAGCCCGCAGCAGCGTTTCCTGCACTACGTCCTCGGCACGTGCTCGGTCGCCGCTGGTCAGTTGCAGCGCGTAGGACCACAGGGCAGACGCGTGCTCATCGTGCAGTGCGCGCATCAACCGCGATTCGGGTCCGTCACTCACGCCGCCACCCGGCGGCGGGCGTTGACCCTGAGCAGTGCGGCGCCGAAGACGATGCAGCCTGCCTCGGTGATCACGCCCCAAACCTCCTCCGAGGTCGTGAATTGCTCCTGGACGCCGAAGAAGCCCACGGTGACGGACAATCCGTAGGCCAGCAGCGTCGCCGCACCGAATGCGATCGCGGCGAGGGCGGGCAACCAGCCGCGCCACACGAGCACGGCGACGGCGATCACCGCGCCCGCGACGACATTGACCAGGAACAGTGGCCCGACGACGGGGGTGAAGCGCGCCCAGTCGAACCACACCACCAGATGCACCCACGCCGACCCGAGCAGTGACAAGACCACGAGCAACCGAAGTATCCAGCCTGCCATCCGCCCACTCCACCTCATCGGAGAACCGCTACGCCAGGGAAACACGCGGAGGTCTGCTATTCGGTTCAAATTCGGACGAGAATTGAACCGGTCCGGTCCGGGCTTCGTGCCCATGCGCATGACTGCCGAAAAGCACACCCGCCGATCCGTCCTCGTCACCGGCGGTGCCGTTGCCGGTGCCACCGTGGGAACGGGCGCTCTGGCCGCCTGCGGCAGCGGCACTTCCGCGACCCCTCCCGCCGGCTCCGCATCGAGCGACCCCGGAACCCTGCCCGCCGGTCAGCGCCTTGCCGCGCTCAGCGCGGTACCGGTCGGAGAGGCGGTCGCGGTCAATACGCCGGATGGAAAGCAAGCGATCGTCGCCCGCCCCGACGACACCAAGGTTGTCTGTTTCAATGCGGCCTGCACGCACAAGGGCTGTCCGGTGACGCCTGCGGGCGCTGAGCTGCGCTGTCCCTGCCACGGCTCGCTGTTCGACGCGTTCACCGGAGCGGTGAAGCGCGGACCCGCCGAGACGTCGCTGGCCGCCATCCCGGTGAAGGTCGAGAACGACCAGATCGTCTCCGGTTGATACCCGGCTGGGGCACCGGCTCGCCGGTGCCCCAACCGAACGGCCTCGGCCGGAGTCTCCCGGCCTTTCCCGCCGGCAGCGGACCGCTATGCTCACGGGTCCGGCGCCGCAGCGGATGTCCATTGTGGAGTGACTGGCGCGAAGTCGGTCACCCGAGCGCCCGATGTCGGCTTCCTCCCGCCGTAGCCGCGGTTGAGCTCGATGCCGATGCCCGGTTCACCTCCCTGCCCGGCCGCGATGCGCCCATTCGGCGGTGGGTCATGTTTGACTAGGGTACCCCCCTAGGGTATAGGTTTGGGGTATCGGCGCGGCGTGACCGGCCGGACGACCCGTTGGAAGGTAGGGGCAGATGAGCGAGTTGATTTACCACGTCACCGGCATGACCTGCGAGCACTGCGTGCTGTCAGTGACCGAAGAGGTCGGCGCGATCGGCGGGGTGACCGACGTCAAGGTCGACCTGCCGACCGGTGCGGTCACCGTGATCAGCAGCAAGGAGATCGGCGTGGACCAGGTCCGGGCCGCCGTCGAAGAGGCCGGGTACCAGCTCGCCTCCTGAGGGTGCTGCCGATCGCAAGGATGCGGCATGAACACCGCAATGGGTCAGTGCCGCCGGACCCGCCGACCGCAGACGCCACCACCCAGGCGCCGGCGGCCGAACGGCGCTCACGGCTGACCGACGAAGCGAGGAAGGAACTACCGAGATGACGTCCGATGTGCACGACGCGAACCCGGTTGCCGGGCAACAGATCGAGCTCGCGATCGGCGGTATGACGTGTGCGTCTTGTGCGGCGCGGGTGGAGCGGAAGCTGAACAAGTTGGACGGGGTGGTGGCCACGGTCAATTACGCGACCGAGCGGGCCAGGGTGGATTTTCCGGTCGGGCTGGATCCGCGGCGGTTGGTGGCCGAGGTGGAGGCGGCCGGTTACAGCGCGGTTCTGCCAGCGGCCGGGAATCCGGCCGGGCGGGAGGACCCGGCGGGCGCGTTGCGGCGGCGGTTGGTGGCCTCGGCGGTGTTGTCGGCGCCCGTGATCGTGTTGGCGATGGTGCCGGCGTGGCAATTCACCTACTGGCAGTGGGTTTCGCTGGTACTGGCGGTGCCCGTGGTGGTGTGGGGGGCGTGGCCGTTTCACCACGCGGCGTGGGCGAATGCGCGGCAGGGCGCGGCCACGATGGACACCTTGGTGTCGGTGGGCACGGTGGCGGCGCTGGGGTGGTCGGTATATGCGTTGCTGTGGGGGACGGCCGGTGTCGCCGGGATGCGGCACGGCTTCGAGTGGCGTGCGCCGATGGGGGGCGCGGGCTCGATTTATCTAGAGGTCGCGGCCGGGGTGACGACGTTCATCTTGGCGGGCCGGTATTTCGAGGCACGGTCCAAGCGGCGTGCGGGCGCGGCGTTGCGGGCGTTGCTGGAGCTGGGGGCCCGGGATGTGGCGGTGCTGCGGGAAGGCCGGGAGCAGCGGGTCGCGGTGGAGCGGTTGGCGGTGGGGGAGCGCTTCGTGGTGCGCCCGGGGGAGAAGATCGCCACCGACGGTGTCGTGGTGGAGGGCGGCTCGGCGGTGGATGCGAGCATGCTGACCGGGGAGTCGGTGCCGGTGGAGGTCGGCCCGGGCGATGATGTGGTGGGGGGCACGGTCAACGCGGGGGGCCGGCTGGTGGTGCGGGCCAGTCGGGTCGGGGCCGATACCCAGCTGGCGCAGCTGGCCCGGCTCGTGGAGCAGGCGCAGGCGGGTAAGGCGGCGGTGCAGCGGTTGGCCGACCGGGTCTCGGCGGTGTTCGTGCCGGTGGTGATCGCGTTGTCGTTGGGGACTGGGGCGTTCTGGCTGGTGGCCGGTGCCGGTGCCGCGGCGGCGTTCACGGCCGCGGTGGCGGTGCTGATCATCGCGTGTCCGTGCGCGTTGGGTCTGGCCACGCCGACGGCGTTGCTGGTCGGCACCGGTCGGGGGGCGCAGCTGGGGATCGTGATCAAGGGCCCGGAGGTGCTGGAGTCGACCCGGCGGGTCGACACGGTCGTGCTGGATAAGACCGGCACCGTGACCACCGGGCGGATGGAGCTGGTGGAGGTGCATCCCGGGGCCGGGACCGTCCGGGCCGAGGTGCTGAGCCTAGCCGGGGCGCTGGAGAACGCCTCCGAGC
The sequence above is a segment of the Saccharopolyspora phatthalungensis genome. Coding sequences within it:
- the ligD gene encoding non-homologous end-joining DNA ligase codes for the protein MNDERLAKYREMRDFTRTAEPSGNGAARSTGDRFVVQRHRARRRHYDLRLELDGVLLSWAVPKGPTLDPTARRMAVQVEDHPLEYADFEGTIPTGEYGGGDVIVWDRGTWDSVDADPAAAIEAGTLHFDLHGEKLAGRFVLVRRGERQWLLLHKKDEHAIPGWDPEDHPRSVKSGRTNEEVAAAPEAMWRSDLPPAEAEIPLRANKSGNAQRRWDPPTEDELAALDELGGKGRWRLDGRNLALTNLDKVLFPARDDEAPVTKRDLIRYHALIAPVMLPYLADRPLNSHRFPNGVDQPGFWHKEVPSHAPDWLRRWRYEDADSDDTQWYLIPDSVPALAWLANYAALELHAWTSRASDVEHPTWALFDIDPGSNTSFEEVLVLARLHRTAMEHLGVTARPKVTGQRGIQIWVPVEPRYTYAETRAWVEKVSKAVGSTVPELVSWAWTRSDRRGLARLDYTQNVINKTLVAPYSARPRPGAPVSVPLEWDELDNPDLAPDRWTIRTVLDRIATVGDPFAALLDVEQRLPPV
- a CDS encoding NAD(P)/FAD-dependent oxidoreductase codes for the protein MAVRIVVVGAGYAGLAAAKLAARWTEAAVTLVNAGDRFVERVRLHQLATGQTLRDLRLADLVERTGVKLVVGRVTAIDAEQRVVRLASSPKVVHYDLLVYALGSAADMESVPGVAEHAYTVATADEALRLRQRLGDSHVVAVVGGGLTGIEAAAELAEAHPGLKVRFVNAGALGAGLSQRGREYLRRTFDRLGVEVREQARVSEVRADGPVLADGEHLAADTVVWTAGFKVPELARAAGFAADDHGRLIVDDMLRSVSHPEVTGVGDAAAVRMRSGQELRMACATGLPSTQHAMRAIADRLAGRTPRPLRFRYLNQCISLGRRDALIQFVHADDSPRESVLTGRKAALYKEAIVRGTVLFERHPVIPTSF
- a CDS encoding ammonium transporter — its product is MLTSRIRHVVEEAAIDTGSTAWLLISAALVMLMTPGLALFYGGMVRSRSVLNVMMLTFACLAVVGTLWVLYGYSLTFGDDVFGGLIGGLEHGGLRGLHETTVGPAGQRIPLFAFASFQLMFAVITVALLVGAVAERTRFWPWIVFVAVWVTVVYFPIAHWIFAVDGFTAAESVGGWLVNDLKALDFAGGTAVEINSGAAALALALVVGRRRGWPQHQARPHNLPFVMFGAGLLWFGWFGFNAGSALGANSLAATAFMNTMTAGATAVLGWLLVEQRRDGVPTTLGAASGAVAGLVAITPACGYVEPLGAAAIGVAAGVVCALAVTLKHRFGFDDTLDVVAVHGVGGLVGMLLIGVFATKTVNAAGADGLLYGGGLDQLWRQAVAAGATLLYSLVLTFVIAWAIHKTLGFRVDHDAESTGIDEAEHAERGYDLDSRPGAHPLTDRVQNTLSTKGT
- a CDS encoding lipoate--protein ligase family protein, encoding MELFRGALGADSDQALEVAVAHAMLRRISRGESGPALRVYRPQTRVVAFGRRDTLLPGFPDAVRAVRQAGFTPVLRAPGGRAVAYTEHSLVVDHVGPDPGYLAGMDERFVGYAELWAEVLRGHGVGAQVGAVPGEYCPGAHSVNARGRVKLVGTAQRMVRGAWLFSAVAIFDDAEVLRPLLTDVYRHLGLPFDDDSVGSVVAESPGVSLDDFEAEVLAAYDERFGLVPTPLSDDLLDRARDLAGDHRIADCAPTGR
- a CDS encoding anti-sigma factor family protein, which translates into the protein MSERIQPGTDPFTTFDAAYILGALSPEDRAAFEAHLTTCDSCADSVRLLAGLPGLLTQVGEHQVDPEPAPPDQLSKLMTVVRRTRRRRLLVTASAALAGLAACAALLFALQPSDRPAGTEMTALGAYPVQANVNLSDVPAGTRVDMSCRYGGSKGGDYVLIAVRRDGGTAELATWYAMPENTAQLAMTTPLRRTEIHSLELRVPRGPTLMRLVVNE
- a CDS encoding sigma-70 family RNA polymerase sigma factor; this encodes MRALHDEHASALWSYALQLTSGDRARAEDVVQETLLRAWRHPKVLDQSQRSARAWLFTVARRIAIDDWRSAASRPEVVTDVPPELAITDETERAVQGWLVADALAELSARHREVLALCFYQGMSVTDAAQRLGVPEGTIKSRTHYALRALRLALEERGVTR
- a CDS encoding Rieske (2Fe-2S) protein → MTAEKHTRRSVLVTGGAVAGATVGTGALAACGSGTSATPPAGSASSDPGTLPAGQRLAALSAVPVGEAVAVNTPDGKQAIVARPDDTKVVCFNAACTHKGCPVTPAGAELRCPCHGSLFDAFTGAVKRGPAETSLAAIPVKVENDQIVSG
- a CDS encoding heavy-metal-associated domain-containing protein; amino-acid sequence: MSELIYHVTGMTCEHCVLSVTEEVGAIGGVTDVKVDLPTGAVTVISSKEIGVDQVRAAVEEAGYQLAS
- a CDS encoding heavy metal translocating P-type ATPase → MTSDVHDANPVAGQQIELAIGGMTCASCAARVERKLNKLDGVVATVNYATERARVDFPVGLDPRRLVAEVEAAGYSAVLPAAGNPAGREDPAGALRRRLVASAVLSAPVIVLAMVPAWQFTYWQWVSLVLAVPVVVWGAWPFHHAAWANARQGAATMDTLVSVGTVAALGWSVYALLWGTAGVAGMRHGFEWRAPMGGAGSIYLEVAAGVTTFILAGRYFEARSKRRAGAALRALLELGARDVAVLREGREQRVAVERLAVGERFVVRPGEKIATDGVVVEGGSAVDASMLTGESVPVEVGPGDDVVGGTVNAGGRLVVRASRVGADTQLAQLARLVEQAQAGKAAVQRLADRVSAVFVPVVIALSLGTGAFWLVAGAGAAAAFTAAVAVLIIACPCALGLATPTALLVGTGRGAQLGIVIKGPEVLESTRRVDTVVLDKTGTVTTGRMELVEVHPGAGTVRAEVLSLAGALENASEHPVGRAIAGAARQELGEPATVTGFTGIPGLGVQGSVDGHEVLAGRPGLLRERGLELPESLAAVQAAAEQRGQTAIAVAWDGQARAVLVVADAVKPTSAEAVARLRGLGLTPVLLTGDNQAAARSVAEQVGIQEVIAEVLPRDKVEVITRLQNEGRVVAMVGDGVNDAAALAQADLGLALGTGTDVAIQAGDLTLVRGDLRAAADAIRLSRRTLRTIKGNLFWAFAYNVAALPLAAAGLLNPMIAGAAMALSSAFVVTNSLRLRRFRSAIADTAMANTSVAEAKTPVSVK